The genomic segment agggagtcttttcatgagatggccacagtattggagcctcagcttcaggatttttccttccagtaagcactcagggttgatttcctttagaattgataggtctgttctctttgcagtccacgggattctcaagaggctcctccagcaccagagttcaaaaacatcagttcttcagcagtcagccctctttatggtccagctctcacttccatacattgctactggaaaaaccatagctttgactatgcagacctttgttggcaaggtgaggtctcagctttttaagatgctgtctaggtttgtcattgctttcctcccaagaagcaggtgtcttttaatctcatggctgctatcaccatctgcagtgatcatggagcccaagaaagtaaaatctgtcactgccttcatatcttccccttctatttgccaggaggtgatcgaACCAGTGGcagtgatcttagtttttttgatgttgagcttcagaccgttttttttgcgctctcctctttcaccctcattaagaggttctttaattgctcctcactttctgccatcagagtggtatcatctgcctatcggaggttgttgatatttcttccgtcaatcttaatttcggcttgggacTCCTCTAGTCCagacttttgcatgatgtattctgcatataagttaaataagcagggagacaatatacagccttgtcatactcctttcccaattttgaaccaatcagttgttccatatccagttctaactgttacttcctgtcccacttataaatttctcaggagatagataaggtggtcaggcactcccatttctttaaggacttgccatagtttgctgtggtccacacagtcaaaggcttttgcatagtcaatgaagcagaagtagatgtttttctggaactctctggctttctccataattcagcacatattagcaatttggtctcgagttcctcaaaatccaacttgtaaatctgggagttctcgatccacatactgctgaagcctactttgtaggattttttgagcataaccttgctagcgtgtgaaatgagtgcaattgtatggtagttggagcattctttggcactgcccttcttcgggattgAGATGttgactgattttttccagtcctctggccactgctgagttttccaaacttcctagcatattgagtgtagcaccttaacaagcgtcatcttttaagattttaaatagttcaactggaatgccatcacctccactgaccttgttgttagccatgctttctaaggcccacttgacttcactctccaggatgtctgactcaaggtcagcatccGCACTATCTGGGTcacccaaatctttctggtataattcctctgtgtattcttgccatctcttcttgatgtcttctccttctgttaggTCCGTACCTAAATACAGATAACGATGTTAATTGAAGGCAAGTATAGATAACATCAAATTTGTCTCTAAAGTTTGTGAGAATCCATTCACTTTTCAgcagatgataataataataataataataataataataataataataataataataataataataataataataataataataataataataataataatgatgatgatgatgatgatgatgatgatgatgatgatgatgatgatggaaaagcCTTGTTTGGACATTTTGTTTGATAAAAGAACCCTTCCAGCATTCCACATAACTCTAGATCAAATTGAGTATTTACTGTAAATGCACTGTGACATTTTTCTCacctcattgtttttatttttcattctttctacaGTTGCAAATCAAAAGATTTATTATTCTTCAACTGTTGTTCCACAGCGTAATTCTGAATCCATTTAATTCTCTTCATTAGTTTTTCCCCTTGTTTCTCTCCTTCACCTTCAGCCTTTCTCACCaagcttttttttcattttctttttcctccctttccaatacacttgacttttttttctttaatatgagAAGAGTAAGAACATTTCaatgcacattcccttcccctttttAATAAAACCCTGGTATTAAATCAAGAGGGGCAATCTCAAGATGTTACCAGTCAGTGctgaaaaagaaagattaaaacGATGGAGGAGGGCTCCAATGAATTCCAATGGAAACTTACCTTTCCTGTTTGCAATTCTGACTGCCAGGGGTCTCAATTTCCCATGCCCTTGCTCTTGGCAAGA from the Pogona vitticeps strain Pit_001003342236 chromosome 3, PviZW2.1, whole genome shotgun sequence genome contains:
- the LOC140705819 gene encoding uncharacterized protein LOC140705819, whose product is MEHRKGRRSSTLVTSEPVTTCQERQDEVEEVSFDKPDLVDEPSMAMTSTGTDLTEGEDIKKRWQEYTEELYQKDLGDPDSADADLESDILESEVKWALESMANNKVSGGDGIPVELFKILKDDAC